Sequence from the Terriglobia bacterium genome:
CCATAGAATGCCGCTTCGCCGGGGATGCGCTTATAAGGGATGCCGCGCCCATCGAGCACTTTCGTTAGAGTGCCTTGCGCGAGGTTCCACTGGTCATCGGTTCCGATGAAGCTCTTGCGATCGTTAGGGTCCCACTCGCTCAGTTCGACCTGAAACTTGTCGAAGCCAAACGTATGCAGAACCGAAATCGCGAAATCGATACACCCGCTGATCTCGCCTTCAATCTGCTCCGGAGTGCAGAAGATGTGCGCATCATCCTGGGTGAAGCCGCGCACGCGCAGCAGGCCATGCATCACGCCCGAGCGCTCGTAGCGATACACGGTGCCGAGTTCGCCCAACCGGACCGGCAGGTCGCGGTACGACCGCAGCGAGTCCTTATATATCAGGATGTGGAACGGACAGTTCATCGGCTTCATGCGATATTCCGCATCGTCCAGTTCCATGGTGTCGAACATGTTCTGCGCGTAGTAGCCCTCGTGGCCCGAGGTCTGCCACAACTGGCGTCGCGCCACGTGTGGCGTGTAGACGAGCGAGTAACCGCGCTTCAGATACTCGTCGCGCATCCAGTCTTCCATCAGCTTGCGCATCATTCCGCCCTTGGGATGCCAGAAGATCAGCCCCGGCCCGGCGAGTTCCTGGATGGAGAACAGATCGAGTTGCTTGCCCAGGAGGCGATGATCGCGCCGCTTCGCCTCTTCCACCTGCTTCAGCCACTCGTCCATGTCTTTCTTCGAGAAGAACGAGGTGCCGTAGATGCGCTGCAGCTGCGGATTCTTCTCGTCGCCGAGCCAGTATGCGCCGGCGATGTTCAGCAACTTGAACGCCTTGATCTTGCCCGTGGAAGGAATGTGCGGCCCGCGACAGAAGTCGACGAACTTCCCGGTCTTGTAAAGTGAGATTTTTTCATCGGGCTTGGTGAACTGCTCGATGAAGTGGCACTTCATGAAGTCGCCCTCGCCCTTGAACTTATCCAGGCCCTCGGTGCGGGGCAGCCATTCGCGCGCATAGGGCTCGTTTCGCTGCACGATCTCCTGCATCTTGGCTTCGATCTTCTGCAGGTCTTCGGGCGTGAACGGAGTCGGACGATAAAAATCGTAAAAGAAACCGCTCTCGGTTGCCGGGCCGTGACCGAGCTTGGTCTCGGGAAAGAGTTCGAGCACCGCCGCCGCCATCAGGTGCGCGGACGAGTGACGGAAGACTTCGAGCGACTCGGGATCTTTCTCGGTGAGAATACGGATCGAACTGTCGTGCTCAAGCGGCTTGGTGAGATCGACCAGTTGCCATCCGTTGCCGCCCTCGCCGTGACCGGAGGCGCAGCCGGATTCCTCGGAACCGTTCAGTGGACCGACCTTGGCGACCAGCGCGGCGTCAGCCAAACGAGGGCTGATCGATCGCGCCACGTCCAAAGCGGTAGAACCCTTCGGCAGTTCCTGCACGTTGCCGTCGGGAAGTTTGATCTTAATATTGTCTGCCATGACATACCCCTCGGAACCGATTGGTCGT
This genomic interval carries:
- the thrS gene encoding threonine--tRNA ligase: MADNIKIKLPDGNVQELPKGSTALDVARSISPRLADAALVAKVGPLNGSEESGCASGHGEGGNGWQLVDLTKPLEHDSSIRILTEKDPESLEVFRHSSAHLMAAAVLELFPETKLGHGPATESGFFYDFYRPTPFTPEDLQKIEAKMQEIVQRNEPYAREWLPRTEGLDKFKGEGDFMKCHFIEQFTKPDEKISLYKTGKFVDFCRGPHIPSTGKIKAFKLLNIAGAYWLGDEKNPQLQRIYGTSFFSKKDMDEWLKQVEEAKRRDHRLLGKQLDLFSIQELAGPGLIFWHPKGGMMRKLMEDWMRDEYLKRGYSLVYTPHVARRQLWQTSGHEGYYAQNMFDTMELDDAEYRMKPMNCPFHILIYKDSLRSYRDLPVRLGELGTVYRYERSGVMHGLLRVRGFTQDDAHIFCTPEQIEGEISGCIDFAISVLHTFGFDKFQVELSEWDPNDRKSFIGTDDQWNLAQGTLTKVLDGRGIPYKRIPGEAAFYGPKIDIKLVDAIGRLWQLSTVQFDFTLPQRFELEYVGEDGKRHQPLMVHRALYGSVERFFGVLIEHYAGAFPVWLSPVQTVLVPIGEKHLDYANKVAEVLKSKGVRVEVDGRNEKMNAKIREHALQKVPFILVVGDKEAEANSVNVRTRGNEKTETVPLDQFVERIEKLIAEKKPTLE